CCCTGTAAACTAGCAGTCTGAAAGTTTGATTTGGTTTAAAGTGGTAACTAATTCGAGCTGCAGGTGTCAGTGTTGTCTTTGTGTCGTTgcagaggaggtgttgtttatgatGTCTCTGAGGCAGCTCACAGAGAGAAGCTAGTGGGATGTTGAAGAATTGTTTCAAGTACTGGCTACACATGGGAGTGGGTCATAGTATTCCCCAGAGAGACTCAGAGAATGGTCACCATCATCCTAGTGAACTGCACACTGAACAATATCACTCTCAAACAAGGTGTAGACTGAGACAGGAACCGAGAGAGGTGAATGGACCGGGATGTCCTGAGAATGGTTAATGAATGAGGTGAATGTTGAGCCTCTAAAATTAGAGCCAAGAGAAGCTGAATCTTCACAGAATTTGACCCGAGACAGAGCAGGGATCTCAGACATGAACACGAGGGGACATCAAAATAATAACCCCCCGAATTCCAGTTGCAACATGTAGGTGGAGGTGGCATGTTTGGGGCTCCTGCCAGAGGAGTCTTTTTTAGGTCTTTCGCACACAGTTTTGGGGAAAGCTCTTTGGTGAGAATCTGTAGGAAGCTCTGAAGCATTTATAGAATGTCAAAAGCCGGAAAAAAGAACCCAGGGGAAAGGTGGGTGAGCGACCGTCCACCGGCAAGCATGGTGAGGAGTTCAGTAGGAATAAAGAtggcgggagagagactgtccggtGGGGCCACGCCTATCACGATGGAAAAGATGGCTGAACTGGTGGCTTGAGAGTTTGAACATTTATCCTCAAAACATTTTGAAAGGCATTGGACAGAGATGATGTCCTCGCTTAAGGAGTGGGTGGGTGACACCCTTGCTCCGATGAGAGGGGAGTTGATGAAAACTTTGATGGCACGGGAACAAGGAGAGAaaataaagggggaggggtgggggagaggcactGTCGCGACACAGCGACcaattcacctcgatgggtgaggagttgCAGAAGGTGGCACTGATCAAAGGAGGGCTGAGAGCAAAagtagaagacctggagaacaggccatgaaggcagaatctgaggattgtggatgTGCTTGAGAGGGTGGAGGGTCGGAGGCCTACAGAGTACTTTGTTGACCTGCTgccgaagctgatgggggagggggaggacccctcccagcACGAATTGGACAGGGCCCACTGATTGCTCCGGCCGAAACCGAGAACGGATGAACCGCCGCAAGCGATGATCATCTGCTTTCACAATTTTTAAGTGAAGGAGAAGCGGGAAGTGGAGTGGGATAATATGGGTATACATCTATACCAGGATGTGATgaaggagctggcgaggaggcaggcagCTTTCGGTTGCACTCAGGCAACATTGTATAAACGCAATGTGCGGTTTGGTGTGGTCTACCTGGTGAGGCTAAGGATCCCGGACAACGGCAGGGACTGCAACTTTGAGACAGCGGCGGAGGCGATGGTGAAGTCAGAAGGGCTGGGACTGGACAGAGTTTGAACTGTTTTTTGACTGGATTTTTCTTTATGTTCTTTCCCTTTATGGATGTTATGGTGAACTGTTTTATGTAAAAGATGTTTGGGCTGGGGTGGTTTGGGAAGGACGATTGGAATTGATGGTTGGTTGGGTTTTGGTGTAGGTTTGGATGTAGGGTGTTGGGAGTTTggaagaggtgggtgtggggggctttGGAGCTGGTGTATTGTttcaatgtgggggagggggctctgacAAGGGCCCGCACGCTAGCAAACCTCATGTAACCTGTATGGGCAGtttttgatgggcctgggaggtgtgaatggtggggtgaTAGGGATGGggatgatactgggtgaggtgttttcattgGTGGAAGGGTTTCtgggaaggtgtggggggggggggaatgcgggtGGTGATGACTAGGGCTGGGTCTCACCTGCAGGGAAGGCCTGGGGGGATAGTCATGGCAGGTATGACGGGCATATACGCTAACCAGCATGACCAGCATCTCTTCCAACGCCCCTGTTACTATCACGGACCTGCCGCCTggtccaccaccttctccatttggaacctcacccatttacccaccagtatcgccaccacCCTGGGTCCTACTGTTGAAGCCCGAATCGAACACCTggttcacccagcccttcctccgcCTCATCAGAGTACTCGGCGATCGCGATATCACTATTCTTTTGAACATTTATTTGTGAAAAAAATCATTAAAAAGCCAATTGCTATATTTACGTTCCTTCAATTACACttgtgacgattggaagatgttcggaaaattggattataagtagaacaaagaatacagcacaggaacaggtccttcggttgcccaagcctgcgccgaccatggtacctgcctgaagtaaaaccgtatgcacttacggagtccgtatccttccattcccatcctattcatatatttgtctagacgcTCCTTAAATGCCGTTATCGTACCggcttccaccagctccccatgcagcgcgttccatatatttacctgtgtaaaaaacgtactgcgcacatctgttctaaacttttccccatgcactttaaacctatgtcccctgtcatgtgagagtacctttaagaaatgggtgtttataaatgggtatggatataaatatctgtagtgtgagtacctttaagaaatgggtgtttattcctgcagtgatgtcagagagtgggtggagctgggctgtctgtcagctttttactttcgttttaggctgtttgctgcaggatgtgttttagtttcgttttcagagctggatagctgcagtcacagccagaaggtgcattagagtctctctctgtaacctaaagactgtaaatcgatcctggtgatttaaaactaataagagtagtgactttaacctgatgtgcttctggtaaaaggtgttttaagtcttatggatgttaaaaggaaagcttaaaggattacctagtgttgtattctttgggggttgtatttgaattaatggttgctaagatgttcactgtatgttttaaaaaggttaacttgagttcatagaataaacattattttgctttaaaaaatacttttccatttctgctgtaccacacctgtacagtgggctgtgtgctccccataccacaatctattaaaagttgtgggtcagatgaactccatgatacactttggggttctctaaaccctggcccataacacccccaATACAAATATTGGGACAAGTTAAGAGTTCAAAGCCTGCGGTTACACTGCGTGGCTGTGGTGATCATGGTTTTAAAAGGGATTTTGTTTTTCTTTGAGGGAATAGTGGGTAAAATTGATGAAGGGGAtgtttttcagtctaggctaatggactgtggtttgactagggagttaatgtgcttttgcagcctacagagattttttttttttagcttGGGAAGATGGGGcgattgctgggtggagcccagaAAGTTAGAAAGGCAGTGAGTTTGGAAAAGCACTGAGAGACAGAGAAGCTAAGTTCTGATCTGCCTGGCTCGGAGTCCACAATTATTTCCAAGTAGGatggttttaaaaaaaagagtaataatattttaaagccgaGCACAAGGAAGAGACTGAAACAACCTATTTGAAGCAGGCTTTTGAAAATATTCAACCAGAGCCAAACCTGTTTTATACAGCAAGTGTAAGAGCTGTatatttcttttcttgttgtttaatgggaaattgtatggtTGTGtggaggggtaattgtaagctgttcttttcgggtgtgaagtttaAAGTTTAATAATGCATCAAAAGGGGAGCAaggtggcaccatggttagcactgctgcctcatggcggcaagttcgattccggctcttggtcactgtccatgtggagtttgcacattctccctgtgttttcataggtttcgcccccacaacccaagcatGAGCCTAAGCagataggtggatcggccacgctaaattacgccttaattggacaaaacaaattgggtactcaaaagttttttttaaataatgcattttagaaataccaaagccttaTTTTTCCTCCAAAcccctcctggagtgaatcattctctcCACttgtaaaataaactaaaatattgaggttttGATCCAGTATCCTACCTAGCCActtttgggatctggtctgggatcgtaatacattATCCAATATCACACCAAAGTTCTTATTCAATTGCATaatcctctttaaaaaaaaatcatagtcCCACTTCAAACTTCCCCTAACAACTTGGAGCTGGAAATCCAGCTGTGAGATTGCAGGCATCCAACTGTGATAATGGACGGTTGTGAACTCTGTCATGCAGAACTAATCCAGTCAATCCCTGAGGTTTAGGTCAACAGACAGGGTGAAAGGCATTTTAACATTCCAAACACTTTCTTCTACAAATTAAAGGCAGGAGTTTTAAATGCCTTTTGAGCTTGACAGATCCCTTTGATAGTTCATCTCAACACATTAGCCAATTATTTTCAATGAGCTCCCAGTTCCAATGAGTTAATGCAGTTTTCACACACATTCATTGCCGACTTTTAGTAATCTCAAAGGATATCTTAATTTTCCCAACGGGCATCTGAGCTGCCACAAAGATGGCTAGAGACCAGAACCAAAGTGGTACCTTTTCTCTCCACAAGGGCACCGTATCCAAACAAATCCATGGAGTTCAGACTAGCCTCCTAATGAGTCAAATCTGCACACTTTGGGTTTCAGATATCTCACCGCAAAACCACATgtcacaatcccagttgatgttataactggataggAAGGGGTGGCGCGTGGCACAAAGGTTAGcatcgctgaggacccaggtttgaatcccggccctgggtcactgcctgtgtggagtttgcacattctccccgtgtcagcgtgggtttcacccccacaacccaaagatgtgcaggttaggtggattggccatgctaaattgcccctgaattggaaaaaaagaattgggtactctaaatttaatttttaaaaaataactggacggaaagatcccagaatggaaccctggctcataaGTCCTTAactgctactttaaaaaaaaaatctaatgtagaggaacagagtcacatgaCTGCGAATTGGTTTGAACAAGAATAATTTTAATTAAACATGAAAGATGAACTATAGTACAGTTTCTGTTACTCCTCCTTTACGTTAGTAATCacacacaggttttaagattaacacgaATGACAAAGTACGCTTGAagttacaatggtctcattaacataaaGTTAGTGTCTGCGATTTATCCTCAGAATTTCTCCCCCCGCCGATGATTGTCATATAaaggtttccaaactccactcccaaaacacaTTTGAAAATCGTCTCTCGTAGTAATATTTTTACTTTGCGGTTTGCATTCCAGACTTCAGTCAAGAATTTACAAATAACACTTTTCCAAAAAGCTTTTGCTTGACAGTGCCTCCATTCCAGGGTTTTGTACCAACCCCGTTAGGATTTATTTGGCTTGTCTGTCTTCCACTGTAACACAAATTCCGATTTCCAACCAAACATTTTGAGATTTGTTtccggcagcatggtggcgcagtggtagcactgctgcctcatggtgccgaggacccgggttcgatcccggccccgggtcactgtccatgtggagtttgcacatttttccccgtgtctgcgtgggtctcacccccacaacccaaagatgtgcaggttaggtggactgaccacgctaaattgccccttaattagaaaaaaaacacaattgggtactctaaatttaaagaaaaataatTTGTTTCCAAGAAGGTAATAAGCTATTCCAAACTTAAGAATTGCTTTAGAGACCTTTCTTGAGCATTCTCACCAACCAATTCCGGCTCAGTTTTGTGACCTGAAATGAACAGTACCCGGTCTGCTCCCCGTTCCTCTTTGTTTCTTTAACTTCAGACCAGGCGGAAACTTTTCTTCATTTCTCTAACTTGCATAATGAACTGCTCGTTAGATTTCTGTCACTGGCTTTCTTAACTATTAGTCCGTTGTATGTTTTTTCTcagagcaaagctgagagagatgttgtaTCTCTAGCTGCTCATCACCAACTGCCTCTGGCTTTCAACTAAAACTAAAGGACAAAGAAAGCACTCCCGCTGTCTCTGCAATGGCCTCTAGCTGCGAAGCAACTATAATTATTCTTCATGTTTAGCTCTCTATAAAAACTATAGAATCCCAGCAGGaactgaaaccaacccccacacattgtCCATAATGAAATTTAACTATAGGTtcctttccaggcacagaaacattaaatgaaaCCTCCCTAAAACTAGACCttttttctaatgtttaccaatacacatACCAATCCCATAAAACTATCTTTGGTTTCTGAACACACACAATGAAATGTCCTCTATGAAATGTGTAAACCACAACCTTGACCATTCTTGATCCCAGAAAAATGGGAGGTGCTGTGATCTCAGGGAGTGACTTCCAGATTTGAACTTCTTACTCCATTTCTCCCACAATGGAGAGGCTCTCTGTCGTGGCAACAATCCAGACCAAAAAGCGAGAGAAAAATATATGATAAAGGAGGGTGGAGATAAAGGTAGAGGTGGCAGTGTTGGAGGGAAGGACCCTACTTCCTTCTGCGTCTCCCCCATCCCCGTGATGTGATGTCTCCTCTACGAGAGGCATGTCCAGGAGCAGATGTCTCTGCATTGGGTTGCTGCTGGCCAGAAGGTGCAGGCGCTACAGTCCGAGACAGAATCTGCTTCATTTCATTCAAAGTTTCATTGCTTCTTTGCAGAAGCTGACAAAGAACTTCATTCTGCTGCTGAAGAATCTCTCTGTTTTTTTGCAGATTCTGGCTTACCTCCATCTTAAATTCAGTCAAAGCTTGCTGAAGGAACTTAGAAGTGGCCTGATATATCTCTGAACTTTGAACCCGTTCCAGATGTAAGCTCTCAAGAGGTTTCAGATCATCTTCATTTTTCTCAACAGAAACATGGGCCAGATGTTGCCTATGTTGCTGAAGAACCGTATCATTTCTTTGCAGATTCTGGCTAACCTCCATCTTAAATTCAGTCAAAGTTTGCTGAAGGAAGTTAGAAGAGGCCCGATAACTTTGAACCGGTTCTTGATGCAAGCTCTCAAAAGGTTTCAGAGCATCTTCATTTTCTTCAACAGCAGCATGGGCCTGATGTTGTCCGTGTGCTCGTGGAGATGACAGAGCTTCTGCTCCCAGAGCCGCAGGTTCCTCACTTCCGGAAGGTTCTGAGCACCCTTCCTCCGCCACAGCAGCCAGATCATCACCGGGTTCCTCCTTCACACAAGTCACAATATTTAACTTGAACTCACCAACACTACCTTCCAAATCAGACATCTTAACCTCCTGAcactcctctccctccttcactGCAGCTGCCATGCCACATTGCTGTGAGGTATTCACCTCCGTCCCTTCCTCATCAGCTCTTTCAGGAATCTCGGACGCTGCTGCCGACTCTCCTCCATCACCATCTGATGTGTCCATGGACACCTGTGTATCTGTCAGAGGAAGAAAATCACAATTATTATCTTTTATCACATAAATTAACTCTGCTCCTGATGGTTTAAACACTCAGCTGCTGACATCACCTTCGTTCATCCCCATATCTGATCCACCATTGGTTATTGTGGGGTTGGGGAGGCCAAACAGCTTCCTCGTGAATTCctcctgttcagtcagctccttgATGTATGGAACTTGCTCTCCAGTCAACGAGTGCTCCTGAGTGTTATAGGCCAGTTTTACCTAAAGGAAGAAAAGATGAAAAATAAATCATGGTCCAGAAATTACTGTGCTGTCTTGTGACACATTTGATGAGTGGAGACAGTTTTCAGCCTGCACCCAAGGGGACTTCTGACTAGATATCAATCTTATGACAAAGTCAGAACCATTTCCAATGCAACTGCATTTTACAAAACCTCATAAAATTAGTTTTCCAAATCTTGTGATTGTTCTGCATTTTCAATTCCAAAATTATTTAAAGTCTAAAAAATGAACATATTTATATATTTAATGTTTAGATATTTCCCTCTTTTCCATCGTAGGTTAACTTGTGAATGAGCAGCAGCTTCTGTACAAATTGATGTCTTCATTTGGTGATGTTTGGAGATCACCCTGCGGTACggaggcacagcggttagcactgttgcctcacagcaccagggacccgggttcaattccaattaCTTAAATTGAGtaactggagtttgcacgttctccgcattcatgtgtgggtttgctccggttgtaTCATTtctttccccacagtccaaagatgtgaaggttaggcggattggccaaattgccccttagtccaaaaggttaggtagggttacgaggatagggtgggacgttggccgaggtagggtgctctttccaagggcctccttctgcactatagggatttttTGATCTGGTCAAAGGTTAAATTGATCTTTTTGAAACGATTGGACTGATGGGGAGAGGTTTGAGACAGATGCTGCTGAGACAGACAATGCTTTGGAAGGACAGCTCCCCTGTGTGAGCACTGGAGGGTAAACAACATAGACAACTCTGTGTAAGGGAAGGTGAGCCGCAGTATGAATGAGCTGGTATCTCATGAATGAGGTGATAAccttgagaatgatttgtcacacacctcacatacgAATGGTTTGTCACCAGTGTTCGCAGAGGGCTGATTAATCATAGAATGATTTGTTGTATACCATACATGTGACTGGTTTATCTCCTGTGTGAATGTGTTGCTATGCGCAGGGGGAAGGTGATTTAAGGAATGATTTGTAACATACCGTACATATGAATGTGTCAGTGTATGCAAGAAGCCAATGATTCCGAAAATAAATTGTCACACACCTTGCATGGGAACGGTatctcccctgtgtgaatcctctggtgtgCCTGAAGATGGGACGATTGGTTGAAAACTTTCACACAAAAATCACATTTGAAGGGTTTCTCCCTTGTGTGAGTGCGTCGATGCTGACGTAGGATCGATGActctgagaatgatttgtcacgcACCTCGCATTTGAAGGGCTTCTCCAcggtgtgaatcctctggtgtatTAGAAGATGGTAATTTTGGTTGAAAGTCATCGCACAAACATCACACGTGAAGGGTTTCTCCCCGATGTGAAGACGTTTGTGTTTACTGAGGTTTGTTGACCgtgtgaatgatttgtcacacacctcacatgtgaagggtttctcccctgtgtgaatcctctggtgtgACTGAAGGTTGCAATTTCGGTTGAAAGTCATCTCACAAACAGCACACTTGAagggtttctccccggtgtgaagaCGTTGGTGTTCACTGAGGCTTGATGACCGTGTGAATGATTTGTCGCACAGCTCACAcgtgaagggtttctcccctgtggGAATCTTCTGGTGTGACACAAGATGGAAATTGTGGTTGAAAGACATCTTACAAACATTACACCTGAAGGGTTTCTCACCTGTAAATGCGTTGGTGTTTACAGACTGTCAATGACATTGGGAATGATTTCTTGCACACCTCACACATGAATGGTTTCTCCCGCAAGTGAATGGTGCCTCGGGAGATTCCTAGACATCACAAAACCTTCATCGCAAATATCACAACTGAATAGTTCCCCTTGTTTGTGTTAACAGTAGTTGTAACAAATGCACCTAAGATCATCAAATGAGTCCCCGATGCACGCCTCACACTTGAACAGCCTCCCACCTGTAGGAATGAGTCAGTGGTTCATGAATGATTAACGCTCTCACCACACTTGGAGCCCACTCACACTTCTTCTCAGCCTCACCCTGACCGATCACCCACAGCCAAACCTTCGGAAAGGTTGATTCTGATGGAAagttccacaccactgaccagtttcagatctgatgatATGTCAAAGCTCCCTGACCCGACCGATTCACAGATGATGGTTTCACTGCCCAACCTTCTCTGTGTTGAGCAATTCTGTGAAGGGACTGGATGTCATCTCACAGTTGTGCAGTTCATCTTTGAGTGATGGTCAGGATCTATCTGCGGTGTctatcctctctgtattctctgGTGTCATATGGtgcaatccttctgtaaaacagCAAAAAGAAACATGatttcctccaactccctctcctcctttgctgaaggggctgactccTCAGTTAGAGACTGTAGCACAGCGAGTGTCAGTCTGCTATTCCCCTGTGTGGGGATCAAGTCCTTTCTTTTTCCTGACTTGACTGTCACACAGCCTCTGCTTCCAGCAGGGACACTGGACAGTGCCCCGGAACAGAAAATGTGGCTACTTTCTTTCCTCCACCTAGATTCCCATTCTTCCCAGACACTGTGAGGTCAATGGAAAAGAAAGTCGGGCGGAGTAAAACAGTCCATCAATTCACCATTTGCTCTTGTTGTTCTGGCAAAGACCAGTTTTATCCTCCGAGTATGTGTTTAACACAAAAAGTACGAGACTTCTGGTGGCGCGCTCGTTGAGAAGGGGCTTCCGTCGGTCCGAGATAATTTGGCCTTTTTTGGAGGTTTCCCCATTGTTTCGCCGATTGGGATTTCTTCGGCTGTTGGGGTCTGAGCTGGGCGCTGGGTCGGGCCGGTTTGGAGCCTGTGAGGAGCCCCACTGGAGTATCCAGCGGCCGGA
This window of the Scyliorhinus torazame isolate Kashiwa2021f chromosome 14, sScyTor2.1, whole genome shotgun sequence genome carries:
- the LOC140390138 gene encoding uncharacterized protein — its product is MSFNHNFHLVSHQKIPTGEKPFTCELCDKSFTRSSSLSEHQRLHTGEKPFKCAVCEMTFNRNCNLQSHQRIHTGEKPFTCEVCDKSFTRSTNLSKHKRLHIGEKPFTCDVCAMTFNQNYHLLIHQRIHTVEKPFKCEVRDKSFSESSILRQHRRTHTREKPFKCDFCVKVFNQSSHLQAHQRIHTGEIPFPCKVKLAYNTQEHSLTGEQVPYIKELTEQEEFTRKLFGLPNPTITNGGSDMGMNEDTQVSMDTSDGDGGESAAASEIPERADEEGTEVNTSQQCGMAAAVKEGEECQEVKMSDLEGSVGEFKLNIVTCVKEEPGDDLAAVAEEGCSEPSGSEEPAALGAEALSSPRAHGQHQAHAAVEENEDALKPFESLHQEPVQSYRASSNFLQQTLTEFKMEVSQNLQRNDTVLQQHRQHLAHVSVEKNEDDLKPLESLHLERVQSSEIYQATSKFLQQALTEFKMEVSQNLQKNREILQQQNEVLCQLLQRSNETLNEMKQILSRTVAPAPSGQQQPNAETSAPGHASRRGDITSRGWGRRRRK